DNA sequence from the Manis javanica isolate MJ-LG chromosome 15, MJ_LKY, whole genome shotgun sequence genome:
GTGACTCAGCTGTGCTGTTGCTCAAATTGCCTGGTGTTTGGCCTGTCACTGGGGCAGCTGGAGCCCTGAGCCGTGAGCCCCAGTGTAAACAATGGCTTTATAAGGTCTCCAGGAAAGACACCAGGGGTAGGAGGGAGCTCCACGTCGCGGGAGGGAAGCCAGGATCCTTGGGGAAATAGCCACAGCTAGAAGAAGCTGCAGAGAAAGACTGTCTCTCCACCACAGTATCGATGGGGAGACAAACCTGCTGTGGTGCAGAGATGACCCCAAGGGCACATGGCACATCAGCAGCAGAGTGAGGAATGCCTCACTCATCCTAAGGGCTTCCGAAGTCTCAAATGAGGCAGAGAATGACTATACTGTTGCTataaagatggggaaactgagtcgcAGAACAGGGCAGGTATCTAGCACACACAGCTGGTCAGGGGTGCCACCTAAACTGAAAAAGCAGTCTCTTGCCTCCCAGGCTTCTTCCCTGAAGGAGTCCAGGAGCAGGAAATAGGCCTCAGCCCTACCATGGTCCCAGATTTGACCTTGAAGGCACAAGATGAGAGGTAGTCCTGGGCCCTTGGATTTCTTGGGAACAGGAGCAATTCCTACTCTTACGCCTTTACTGCCAAAGGAAACTTACCCAACAACACTGACCGAGTGCTTACTGCATGCCAGGCATGCCAGCTGGGAGGGAGCAAGGCAGAAGAGTTCTTCCCCTGGAAGAGGGAGGGGAAATGAAGCTAGGAGGAAACTGCAGCTTTAGAACTCTGGGGCTGTCAGTTGCTTAGTGGCTGCAGCCCACTCACCCCAGAATGGGGAGAGGGCCCCTGCAGTAGAGCAGAGGGGACTCCAGGCAGGTGTCAACACCCAGAGCTAGGGCCTAGGTCCCATGAAGCCCAGCCCTGAGTCCACTAAACTGTGGGGCCTGAAACAAATGACTCTGCTCTGTGACTCAATTTCTCTGTAAAGAGCAGCTAGCGCTCTGGAGGATGGCCATGAGGGTAGTCCCTCCCCAGGCATGTTGCAGATGCTTGTGTTTTGGTTGGGATCATCTGTCTCCCTGCTTTGCCCAGAGTGGGCAGTAAGGGTTAAAGGACTGTGCCCCCTACCCTACCCTCCCAACACGTGCACACACTCCCTGGCCTCCATCTCATGCTGCAGAATTAATTGTCCTCTGGGGCAAAGATGGgatcctgggcctctctgcagaaGGTACCAGGCCAGGCAGCTGGCAGATAATCCAGGGCCCAGAGGGTCATCAGGATGAGTCCTGGCTGCACAGAAAGATTTGCCAGTGGTAAGGGCCCTCGGATATAATGGCCtaaggagaggcttgtgctagctgGAGTGTGCCCCTgagggtgggcaggaggaggCCCTCCAGAGAGAATGCAGTTGGGGGTCTGAAGCTAGGGCCTCCCGAGGGCTAGGGGTGGAGATACAGCTCTCTTCTCCCATCTCCACCTGCCTGGCCTTACTCCCCACAGGGATGCCTCCAGGCTTGGGTGGGTGGCGCCTCGGGTTTACTTCCTTCCTGGAAGGAAGGCTTTTATGCCATTTAGTCAACCGAAAATCTGGAGTTTATGGAAGACCAGCAGAATGCAGCAGTGAAAAGGCCTCCAGGTAGAGGGGTTGCTGTGAGACGCAGGGCTGGCGCTGACGGCCACCCCTGTGCCCCTTCCCCGCAGGATGCTGGTGGACTGCGTGCccctggtggaggtggaggacatGATGATCATGGGCAAGAAGCCCGACTCCAAGTGCGTCTTCACCTATGTGCAGTCGCTCTACAATCACCTGAGGCGCCACGAGCTGCGCCTGCGCGGCAAGAATGTCTAGCCTTCCCGCCCGCATGGCCCGTCTGCAGCAAGCTGCCGCACCATCCAGGCACCATCTCCTCGTACTTCTGCCCACCGCTACCTTGTCTGTTGCGACACCCTCCCCCGCCTACACATGCAGCGTTTTGATAAATTATTGGTTTTCAACGATCCTGATTCCTGTTTctgcttttcctgtttctgcctCTCTTGGGGAGTTGAAGGCAGCCCGGCAAGATGTCCCCATTCCAGCAGCCAATAAGGTGATGCGGGGTCTCCCAGGGACTTCCCACTGCCCACCATACCGCGGCAAGGAAGGAGTCGAGTCTCGGATAAGGCGGAAGGGGATTTAGTTCAGCTGGGGAAAGAAAGGCGTTAGGAGGGGCCCCCCACCTCCACCGGTGCCGGCTCTGGGACGGGGCGTCGGCCCTCAGCGAGGGAGGTACTCCCGGGACACTGAGCACTTCATTCTGTCCCCAAGACTCGGGCAGGGGTGGGTGTCGCGGCCCCGGACCTACAGGTCGCCGCGGTCCGGAGCGCTTTCGGCGGACCTAGCGGGCGCCCGCAGGTACTCGGTAGGAACAGGCTCGTCGGGCGCCGCCTTGCGGTAGAAGCCGAGCTCCTGCACCAGCTCGTTGATCTCCTCACGGGTCATCTCGCTGAGTGGGATTCGCTGAAGAGGGGCGGGGTCAGCGCGCGGGCCCCGCCTCTGTCCCCGCCCCCCGCCGGTCTCCCAGGGCCCTCACCTCCAGTTCCTCGTAGCGGTGGCCCAGCAGCACGAGCTCTGGGTCGGCTCCCGGAAGGTGTTTCATTACCAGGTTGTGACTGGAGATGGCGTTAAGGTGGTGTAGGGGTGGATCGAGACAGGTGGAGTCCCCCGGGGCCTTGCTGATAATGCACAGCAGTGCCCAGGTAGGGCATGGATCCCCGCTTAGACGTGAGAAAATTAGGGTTCAAGCAAGTCAAGGGTCCTCTTCTCTGGGCCTGTGTCTGCGGCAGTCATCACTAGTCAATTTCTCTTGCCAACCAGGGCCCAGCTCAGAATTCCCTGGGCAGTCACTCCCAATCAAGTCCACTTGTCAGATGAAGACCATTTATTATCCCTACCTGCGAAGTTACGTGGAAGGAGATTCTCCCAGATCCCCTCCCTATTCTCCTTTCCCCAGAACAGAAGGATACTAGAATGGGATGTCCTGGGTGACGAAGGCCTTCACCTGGGAAGGAACCAGAGTATCAGACCCCAGGTACCCACGGAAAACTGAAGCCCGGTGAGATCACAGAGGGAGTCAGTGCAGCCCCAGCCAGCCTTCCCAACCCAATCACTGGGACCATGCTGCGCTCCCCCACAAGGGGCTCTGGGGGGACAGACCCTGGGGATCCCTTCCTTCAAGCTCACCTCCTTCAGGCGATTCAGCTGTCATCCCCCGCAGGTCTGGGGGGACAAAATGGGTTAGGTCAGGAGTCCCTCACACCTGCCCCAACCATACCGTCAAGGCCATTTCACACTCATGGTCTAGTTGGATGAGCTGACTATCCCTGTAACAGCAGTTTCCAAGGTGTGGAGATGGAGGCCCCTTGTGGGCGGAAGAACTCTGTAtaagtggggaaactgagtcctagGGACACAGGAAAAGAGGAGCAAGGCCAAAGCCCCAGAGGGTACTTACCAGCTTTGGGATTCTTGCCTGCACACCTGACTGACTGTGGACTCAGTCCTAATGCCCAAGAAAAATGATCACCCTACT
Encoded proteins:
- the SELENOM gene encoding selenoprotein M, whose amino-acid sequence is MHVPLPPPALLLLLAAFASAATTFRPDWNRLHGLARARVETCGGUQLNRLKEVKAFVTQDIPFYHNLVMKHLPGADPELVLLGHRYEELERIPLSEMTREEINELVQELGFYRKAAPDEPVPTEYLRAPARSAESAPDRGDL